CCTCCCATCAAGGGAGGGGAAGCTTTTATGCCAACGCTGTCGTCGGTACAAAAGGAGATGAAACTTAACCCATAGCGCTATAATCTGTAATGAGCTTACTTTTTTAACTTGATTTTGAGTAGATACATAGTTACTGAAGAACTTAATCCGCAATCCGAAATCCGCAATCGATAGGAGGTGGTAAAAGATGATTATTAGCAGTAAAGAAGCTGAGGGAAAAGCCCTGGTGACCGTAGCTGAATTGATGTGCGCGGCGGCCCGAACTGCTCCTAAAACGCAGGAGATAGATAACGTGGTGGCGGCTATTGTGGGCCAGGAGAGCAAAGACAGGCTAGTAACCGAGATGAGGACTATTGCGCGGCAAGAGAGAAAACAGAACTTTGAAAGAGATGCGGCTTGCTTAGAGAAGGTTCTTCTGGTGGTCCTGGTCGGGACAAAAATAGCCCCGACCGGACTTTCATGTGGACTCTGTGGTTACGAGAACTGTGAGGCTTGCTTGGAGAAGAATGGCATGTGTGTCTTTAATGCCAGTGATTTAGGCATTGCCCTTGGCTCGGCCGTCTCAGTGGCCGCTAATCATCGGGTTGATAACCGCATTATGTATTCTATCGGCATAGCCGCCGTAAGATTGAGACTTCTTGGCCGGGGTGAGGAAGTTAAGCTCGTTTACGGTATTCCGCTGAGTATTAGCGGCAAGGACCCTTTCTTTGATAGGGAAAGAAGTTGAGTGAATTAACCCCGGCCGTAAATAAAGAGACAAAAGCCAAGGACAAGGATCTTCGTGAAATCAGAGGGGGCCTATATATTTGCTTCTTCCTCTCTGGGGCCACCGGACTTATCTCCGAGATCGTCTGGACACAGGAGCTGACCCTTATCTTTGGCCGCACAGTTCCGGCCATAATTACGGTTCTTTCTGCCTTTATGGCCGGTCTGTCCCTGGGAAGTTTTTGGGGAGGTAGGGCCATCGATCGGGCGGAAGCGAAGGCCCTGAAAATGTATGCCTGGCTGGCTGGAAGCCTGGGCCTCTTTGCCCTCCTGATGCCCTCTCTTTTCTCGGCAGCTAACTACATATACACAGGCCGTCTGGCCGGACTTGCCTTTTATTCCCTCATTCTATCCCGTTTCCTAGTATCTTTTGGCCTCCTTCTTATCCCGACTACCTTAATGGGCGCCGCCTTACCGGTAATAAGCAGATTTTTTATCGGCAATCTGAGCGAGATGGGCCGTAAAGTTGGCTGTCTCTACGGCCTGAACACCCTGGGGGCAGCGCTGGGGTCCTTGGCGGCGGGCTTCATTATGCTCCAGCTCATTGGCCTGGCTGGGACTAACTATATGGCGGCGGTGATTAACCTGGGCATAGCCGGACTGGTGGTCTCCTTTAATTCCCGACTGGGGAAGTATAAAGAGCCCAGAACCCAGGATACAGCCCCCCTAAGCCGCCATTCCGGGTACCCACAAAGTGGGTGCGCCATCCGCCATTGGCTAATTTTGATCGGCCTTGGCCTATCAGGACTGGCCAGTATGGTCTATGCGGTTACCTGGACCAGAATCTTAAACCAGGTACTGGGAAGCTCTGTCTATGCCTTTAGCACCATGCTGACCATCTTCATCCTGGGTATGGCGGCCGGGAGCCTTCTCTTTGTCTGGCTATTTCGTCATCGCCAGGTCGGTCTTTCCCTTTTTGCCGCAGCCGAAGTAGGCATAGGACTATCTGCCCTCTTGAGTACTTGCACCTTTAACCAACTCCCCCAGGTTTTTTTAACGCTCTTCGGTCTGGCCGGTCATTCCTATTACAAGCTCCTGGCCGCTCAATTTTTCATCCCCTTTTTAGTTACGATCTTCCCGACCCTCCTTATGGGGGCTACCTTCCCTATCCTTAGCCAGGTTTATACCCCATCCATATCGAGCCTGGGTCGGTCCATCGGCACCCTGTATGCCGCCAATACCTTAGGGGCCATCCTGGGCTCCTTAGTCGGCGGATTTTTCATCATCCCTTTTTTAGGGACTCGGTCAGGAATACTTCTGGCGGCCGGGATCAATCTGGTGGTAGGGATAATAATCTTTATGGCTGATCAGGAGAGAAGGTGGGCAGCCAAAACTGTCAGGGTAGGGTTAACCGGCGGATTGGCCGCTTTATGCTTAATCTTTCTACCTGCTTACGATTACCACCTAGCCAGTAAGGGAGCGGCCCCTTATGCCGACAGACTCGCCCCATCTCCGGCGCTTAGTTTTAAGGAAATGGCTTATACGGCGCCCCTTCTTTACTTCAAGGAAGGCCTGAATTGCAATGTTTCAGTTCATCGCCATAAAAAGACGACCTCCCTCAGGATAAATGGTAAGACCAATGCCTCCAACGACCGTGACATGATTAGTCAACTCTTGCTCGGTTATCTACCTCTCTTTTTTCACCCCCATCCTGAAGATGTTTTAATTATAGGTCTGGGGAGCGGGGTTACGGTAGGGGCGGCCGCCGCTTATGAAGAAACAAGAAGGGTGGATTGTGTCGAGATAGAGAAGGCCGTAGTAGAGGCCGCTTCTTTCTTTTCACCTGAAAATCATCACTGCCTGGATAATCCCAAAGTGAAGATGATAATCGAAGACGGCCGGAGTTACCTCTGGCGAAGTAAGGATAAATATGATTGTATCATCACCACCCCTCCTAATCCTTGGATAGCCGGGGCAGCTTCCCTCTTTACCAGTGAATTCTACCGGTTAGTTAAATTCAGACTTAAGCCCGAGGGGATTATCTGTCAGCGGATTCAGGGTTATTCCCTTGCCCCCCGTGATCTTAAAATGGTCATCAGGACCCTTAAAAAGAATTTTCCCTACGTTACTATCTGGCAAGGAGGGGGCCACGATTACCTTTTACTGGGATCAAGTCAGAAACTTAAAATAGACTATTGGATCTTAAAGGAAAGAATGACCTCTAATCCGGTCGTCCTCCAGGATTTAAAGAG
This sequence is a window from bacterium. Protein-coding genes within it:
- a CDS encoding DUF2148 domain-containing protein — encoded protein: MIISSKEAEGKALVTVAELMCAAARTAPKTQEIDNVVAAIVGQESKDRLVTEMRTIARQERKQNFERDAACLEKVLLVVLVGTKIAPTGLSCGLCGYENCEACLEKNGMCVFNASDLGIALGSAVSVAANHRVDNRIMYSIGIAAVRLRLLGRGEEVKLVYGIPLSISGKDPFFDRERS
- a CDS encoding fused MFS/spermidine synthase; translated protein: MSELTPAVNKETKAKDKDLREIRGGLYICFFLSGATGLISEIVWTQELTLIFGRTVPAIITVLSAFMAGLSLGSFWGGRAIDRAEAKALKMYAWLAGSLGLFALLMPSLFSAANYIYTGRLAGLAFYSLILSRFLVSFGLLLIPTTLMGAALPVISRFFIGNLSEMGRKVGCLYGLNTLGAALGSLAAGFIMLQLIGLAGTNYMAAVINLGIAGLVVSFNSRLGKYKEPRTQDTAPLSRHSGYPQSGCAIRHWLILIGLGLSGLASMVYAVTWTRILNQVLGSSVYAFSTMLTIFILGMAAGSLLFVWLFRHRQVGLSLFAAAEVGIGLSALLSTCTFNQLPQVFLTLFGLAGHSYYKLLAAQFFIPFLVTIFPTLLMGATFPILSQVYTPSISSLGRSIGTLYAANTLGAILGSLVGGFFIIPFLGTRSGILLAAGINLVVGIIIFMADQERRWAAKTVRVGLTGGLAALCLIFLPAYDYHLASKGAAPYADRLAPSPALSFKEMAYTAPLLYFKEGLNCNVSVHRHKKTTSLRINGKTNASNDRDMISQLLLGYLPLFFHPHPEDVLIIGLGSGVTVGAAAAYEETRRVDCVEIEKAVVEAASFFSPENHHCLDNPKVKMIIEDGRSYLWRSKDKYDCIITTPPNPWIAGAASLFTSEFYRLVKFRLKPEGIICQRIQGYSLAPRDLKMVIRTLKKNFPYVTIWQGGGHDYLLLGSSQKLKIDYWILKERMTSNPVVLQDLKSLECHSPLRLAGRFILKEEEVENLVGGSELLNTDDLPLLEFSAPVSLYWETGQLNYLLLKDQKIEGGGSLSFLGQFELATEIPIEFYYQRGRYNLENGFLEDAWKDIQEGLKIYPLSASLIILRGRYYQSQGLVLKALTDFKEALEINPDLAEAHYRLAQIYEDQQQLDEAWKEYQMAHRIEPAETEYRLSLARILEKEADYEPAIDQYNDLLRVKGDEVESLVGIGRCCYYLGKMEAAEKSLKRAIKAGHYDDSSYFWLGKVYLETRRFKEAAKSFQQAVRLAPHSAEHHLNFGLSLAYSGEFGPAKAELKKTLLLDPGNFEAFYNLEMIP